A genomic window from Triticum urartu cultivar G1812 chromosome 7, Tu2.1, whole genome shotgun sequence includes:
- the LOC125523044 gene encoding protein yippee-like At4g27745 has protein sequence MAELVGPRVYSCRHCRNHVCLHDDTISKAFQGRNGRAFLSYHAMNVTTGAKEDRQLMTGLHTVADIYCRDCREVLGWKYERAYEESQKYKEGRFIFEQAKIMQENW, from the exons ATGGCGGAACTGGTTGGGCCGCGGGTGTACAGCTGCCGCCATTGCCGGAACCACGTCTGCCTCCATGATGATACTATCTCCAAGGCCTTCCAG GGGAGGAATGGCCGCGCGTTTCTCTCCTACCACGCCATGAACGTCACCACAGGGGCCAAGGAGGACAGGCAGCTCATGACGGGGCTCCACACGGTCGCCGACATCTATTGCCGTGATTGCCGCGAGGTGCTCGGGTGGAAGTATGAGAGAGCCTACGAGGAGTCCCAGAAGTACAAGGAAGGCAGGTTCATATTTGAACAGGCCAAGATCATGCAGGAAAATTGGTAG
- the LOC125518038 gene encoding disease resistance protein RGA2-like, with protein MEEGIGWLAQAILASPLIDKHDPWVSEAGLAEEIDGLKSEIKGVHMVVSAVKGRALGNEALAGSLVHLKEVLYDARNLVDDLDHYRLQQGKPASIEPTSSSHGKRLRSKAWDHFVVTRDGNDNPVHAECKYCHAIVQCKTKYGTGVLSSISNVTGEAMPVSVCNSSSRKRMRIGRESTQVTTDNTNLWNKDGFSSRLRELINQLQGIQGDVRGVINIPVLDSVAASNHRWSTTYFACRRTSSLHQRKMYGRSAEKKFIIKLISEHKSAGGVTVLPIVGIGGIGKTALAQLVYNEPAVENQFDHKIWIWVSNNFDEVRLTREMLDFVSQETHGGLCNLAKLQEILKCNIKSKRILLILDDVWDDKNDCQWDQLLAPFKSDNANNNLILMTTRKPSVAKRRGTAEPIKLGALEKDDFWLLFKAHAFGDENYEEQESLSGIGQKIAQKLKGNPLAAQTAGALLREHLTVEHWTNGLKNEDWKSLHLSSGIMSSLKLCYDELPFPLQQCFSYCSIFPYGYQFPAEELVCMWISHGFVKLDDSSASLKDTGWYYLTDLVNLGFFEQVISSVRQTSYSIGGLMHEFARVVSRRECATIDGIYCNEILPTVHHLSILTDSVYSMDDQMSNIPCTKMFEEKLRSSFTSVTKLRSLVLIGQYDSFFFKAFQEVFQKEHHLRVLHLSATSADFHSFLCSRVNHGHLQYLKLQDSHVELESSPQVSSKFFNRVLDGRLTSLQTIHLENCGECWIVPSLKRPPSLTRLFLRNMQKVREVSFPSLEELVLVEMSELESCVCTSLGDMNSSLRVLDIRNCHALKMFDLLEKHHSFKMKKGSWLPNLRKFIVCDCPHLEVVIPLRPSATFSELLISRVSTSLTMDKFYMETFEIRPNSLLGESFGEMRLDEKILAFHNLRDLKCLEINSCWNLTSISLISFHQLVSLESLTIGHCTKLFSSDVVSAHTHEDMIAADYIALPCLDSLSIFSCGITGKWLSLMLRHAPAVKKLMLNGCPKLTQLRIEEEENGQSNLNPASEASSSGYQNGLSASSDPDGLCYGLTEETTRFSDHGNTLPTGQQTLTR; from the exons ATGGAGGAAGGGATCGGGTGGCTAGCGCAGGCCATCCTCGCAAGCCCCCTGATCGACAAGCATGATCCCTGGGTTAGCGAAGCCGGGCTCGCAGAGGAGATCGACGGGCTCAAGTCTGAAATCAAGGGAGTCCACATGGTGGTCTCTGCTGTGAAGGGCAGGGCGCTCGGGAACGAGGCACTGGCTGGATCTCTTGTTCATCTCAAGGAGGTGCTCTATGACGCCCGAAACCTAGTCGACGACCTCGACCACTACAGGCTCCAACAAG GCAAGCCCGCTTCGATCGAGCCAACAAGTAGCAGCCATGGCAAGAGGCTACGGTCCAAGGCGTGGGACCATTTCGTCGTGACAAGAGATGGTAATGATAACCCTGTGCACGCAGAATGTAAATACTGTCACGCGATAGTACAATGTAAGACCAAATACGGGACAGGAGTTTTGTCAAG CATAAGCAATGTTACTGGAGAAGCCATGCCTGTTTCAGTTTGTAATTCATCCAGCAGAAAAAGAATGAGAATTGGTCGTGAGTCAACACAAGTCACCACAGATAACACAAACCTCTGGAACAAGGACGGATTTTCGAGCAGGTTACGAGAATTAATTAATCAGTTGCAAGGCATCCAAGGGGATGTGAGAGGAGTTATAAATATACCTGTGCTAGATTCTGTTGCAGCTTCAAATCACCGTTGGAGTACAACCTATTTTGCATGCCGAAGAACATCGAGTCTTCATCAAAGGAAAATGTACGGGAGATCTGCAGAGAAGAAATTTATTATCAAGTTGATAAGCGAACACAAATCAGCTGGTGGTGTCACTGTTCTGCCTATTGTAGGCATCGGAGGAATTGGGAAGACAGCTCTGGCTCAACTTGTATACAATGAGCCAGCAGTGGAAAATCAATTTGACCACAAGATATGGATTTGGGTGTCTAACAACTTTGATGAAGTGAGGCTCACAAGGGAGATGTTAGATTTTGTGTCACAGGAAACACATGGGGGGCTTTGCAACCTTGCCAAGCTTCAGGAGATCTTGAAGTGTAATATCAAGTCAAAGAGGATTCTACTTATTTTAGATGATGTTTGGGATGACAAAAATGACTGCCAATGGGACCAGCTGTTGGCTCCTTTTAAGTCTGacaatgcaaacaacaatttgaTACTAATGACAACTAGAAAACCATCTGTTGCGAAAAGGAGAGGAACGGCTGAACCAATTAAGTTAGGTGCGTTGGAAAAAGATGATTTCTGGTTATTGTTTAAAGCACATGCATTTGGTGATGAGAACTACGAAGAGCAAGAAAGTCTAAGTGGCATAGGACAAAAAATAGCACAAAAGTTAAAAGGAAACCCATTAGCGGCACAAACTGCAGGAGCACTATTAAGAGAGCATCTCACCGTTGAACATTGGACTAATGGTCTGAAGAATGAAGATTGGAAATCCCTGCACCTCAGTAGTGGCATTATGTCATCTTTGAAGCTTTGCTATGACGAGCTGCCCTTCCCTTTACAGCAGTGCTTCTCATATTGTTCTATATTCCCATATGGTTATCAGTTTCCCGCCGAGGAGTTAGTCTGTATGTGGATTTCACACGGATTTGTGAAGCTAGACGATTCAAGTGCGAGTTTAAAGGATACGGGATGGTACTATCTAACTGACTTGGTGAACCTGGGTTTCTTTGAGCAAGTCATCTCTTCGGTCAGACAAACTTCCTATTCCATTGGTGGTCTCATGCATGAGTTTGCAAGGGTTGTTTCAAGAAGGGAGTGTGCAACAATAGATGGTATATATTGCAATGAAATATTGCCAACCGTACACCATCTGTCAATACTAACTGATTCAGTATATTCCATGGATGATCAGATGAGCAACATACCTTGTACCAAGATGTTTGAAGAAAAATTGAGAAGTTCGTTTACATCAGTGACAAAATTGAGGTCATTGGTGTTAATTGGGCAATATGACTCTTTCTTCTTCAAAGCCTTCCAAGAAGTATTCCAAAAGGAACATCATTTGCGAGTGCTGCATTTGTCTGCAACATCTGCTGATTTTCATTCCTTCTTGTGTAGTAGGGTAAATCATGGACATCTCCAGTATTTGAAACTTCAGGACAGTCATGTTGAGTTGGAATCCTCGCCTCAGGTTTCGAGCAAGTTTTTCAATCGAGTGTTAGATGGTCGGCTTACCTCTTTACAAACAATTCATCTAGAGAACTGTGGAGAATGCTGGATAGTTCCATCATTGAAAAGGCCTCCGTCTCTTACAAGATTATTTTTGAGAAATATGCAGAAAGTAAGAGAAGTATCGTTTCCGTCATTGGAGGAGCTAGTTTTAGTTGAAATGTCAGAGTTGGAGAGTTGTGTCTGCACTTCTCTGGGAGATATGAACTCTAGTTTAAGGGTATTGGATATCCGAAATTGCCACGCACTCAAGATGTTTGATTTGCTTGAGAAACACCATAGCTTCAAAATGAAGAAGGGTTCATGGTTGCCCAATCTTAGGAAATTCATTGTTTGCGATTGTCCTCACTTGGAAGTAGTGATCCCTCTTCGGCCTTCAGCCACATTTTCTGAACTTTTAATCAGCAGAGTTTCAACATCTCTGACGATGGACAAATTTTACATGGAAACATTCGAAATTAGGCCAAACAGTCTTTTGGGTGAGTCATTTGGTGAGATGAGACTGGATGAAAAAATCTTGGCATTCCATAATCTGAGGGACCTCAAATGCTTGGAAATAAATTCATGCTGGAATCTGACGTCTATTTCACTAATAAGTTTTCATCAGCTCGTATCTTTAGAGAGTTTGACAATAGggcactgcacaaaactcttctcttcAGATGTTGTGTCAGCGCACACCCATGAAGACATGATAGCTGCAGATTATATAGCCCTACCATGTCTTGATAGTCTCAGTATTTTTTCATGTGGAATAACAGGGAAGTGGCTATCTCTGATGCTTCGACATGCGCCGGCAGTGAAGAAATTGATGTTAAATGGATGTCCAAAGTTGACACAGTTACGGATTGAAGAGGAAGAAAACGGCCAGTCGAATCTCAACCCAGCCTCGGAGGCTTCATCATCAGGATATCAAAATGGTTTGTCAGCAAGCTCAGATCCAGACGGTTTGTG